In the genome of Chiroxiphia lanceolata isolate bChiLan1 chromosome 5, bChiLan1.pri, whole genome shotgun sequence, the window TGGGTGGCACAAAGTCCCTTATGGTTCATGCATGCTCTCCACTACACACTGAAGACCTTTCCTGGTACTTATTCCACTCTGACTGTAAGTTATTCTCAAATCTTGTGCTGCTTTAGAGAAAGTCTAGCTGCAAAAGTCTGAtacctgcagctctgcattGAGAGGCTGAGCATGTCTTTAGAAACGATCTGCACATCCTTTAGCTACAGAGTTAAGTTGTTACTCAAAATATCCAGAGTTTAAATGCCTTCTCTCTATTTTAGCTTATTTGCCAACCCCCCCAAAGAGGCAGGTTTAAACAGGCCCAGCTGTATAGAGATAAAAGAAACAAGATTGTATCAATGTAGCACTTCCATTAGTTTTAAAAGTCTCTGACACCACCCCACCCCAGGATTCTGCTAACAAATTAGCGATTAGCTCATAGCCCTTCTGCTGGACAGCTCAGGTCTCATGTTTTTACATCCCCAAGATACCTTCACAGAAAGGAGTCCTCTTTTCTCTAAATCTATCAGAGATCTCTCTTCTTTAAACCTACAAAGGAACCTATGATGCACTTAGATTTAGTACATCCTTTCCCATTCTGTTCCCAGGAGCTTCCTAATTCTCACACCAGTTAGGAAACTGTGATcatcctcctgcctgcaggctCTATGTTTAGAAATATGAGCACAGGGGTATACAGGACAGGTTTTAGCTTCTTTTACCATCTGAGGCAATATGAAGACAGTCTGAGCATTCTTCATTTGTTCACGAATAGGTAAGGCATAACAACATTTTCACCATTTTTCACCATTTGCTCAGGCTTTAAGTAGAAATATTATGCATTATATAAGTGATTATATTGTATATAAATATTCAAGTATGTAGCTACATGCCATCAGGACACACTTGTAGACATTATTATTGGCTTTTGATTGAAGCCAGACATAACTACAACTGATCACTAAGGTGAACACATCCTACAGTTTTAATTATAGAGGTTGTTGTGACCATGGCTTAAAACTCTTAAATTATAGCTGGCAAATCTACAAGTCTATTTATCAATTAGCTCTCTTACTTTTTACCTGAAGCTCAATTTATAATAAACCTTGCCAGTGATGAGACTACTTACTGGAGAAAGTCTGAACAAGAAGTTTGTGTTAGGACATTGTCAAAGGTGGCATTTTACACAATACGAGGAGACTTAATTCCTTCCTCCTCTAGtgcaagaaattaaaacagaccATTCTTCAACCACAAGTCTGCCCAGCCTACATCATCAATTCCGgtagaaaaaattctgaatccAGTGAAACAAATGAAGACTCACATTGATTTAATATGCTggggttttactttaaaacagacaaaacatgGGCTTAAATCTTTCCCCAGACTCCTTATTTACAAAGATGTAGAAAGATGTGAGTGTTCCATGGTACAAGATTTCCACCAAATATTAGAAGTAAGGAAAAACATACCTGAACATCCCGTGATCGCTCATATGCCTGATATGCCACTTTCTCCTCTATGCTGGCTAGCTCTTGTTTCAAGTTTGCTGTCTCATGTTGATGAAGATCAGTGAGGTCATTTAACTGGTCCTCCAGTCTTTCGTATCTTATTAGGAAAAGAGGTCTAAATTTAGTGCCTTCTATTCAAGAAATGCTAAATCATGAACAcaattacacattttaaaagatagTTTTTCAGTGTACTATGAATTCATATCACTGGCATTACAAAGCACATAAAGGAAATCAGTAAAAACTTTGCAAATTCTCCGTAAGCATTTATTCAGCAAGCTGAAAGtcttttttcagtgtttcttgcTGGCAGTGGGTGTTAAGAAGCAAATATTTGTACATCATTGGAAACTTATATGAACTATAAACACTGCCTAAGGATCTCCAActcacatttttcagtttttcactcTTCATTTAGACAAGAAGATATGGTTTCATAAGTAAGTTTGAGCTAGCTAACAGCTAACCAGTAATGACAAGAAAAGTATGTTCTCTCTCAAACACAACTGCAAGGTCCTGCCATTTGTGTACAGCCTGTTCTGGCATGCCTCTGCACAGCAAACCAGTTTAACTAAATCATCAGGAAACTAGAAATTTTTTTGGTGAGTTTGTCATTTGATTTAACACACAAACAGGCAAACACTGCAGTCAGCACAAAAATGATGGAGGCAAAATTGTCACGCTGCGGAAATGGGTGGTAGGAGGCTTGAGATCTTAATGGCAGTGAGCTGTCAGAAAAGGCCACTGTCTTCCCCTCAAACCAAGTCCTGAGCTCAGTAGGCCATTTGTATTGTTCTTTCCTCCCCTATGTTATGATGTGATATCAAGCCTTTCCTTGTATTTCAAGAACTGTAAACAAGGGAAACATTATATATTGCATTTTATACTgagttttttccccactagCATAGTAAAGACTTCAAGAATCGACTGTCACAAGTGATATGACAAATGAGATATAGCAGGTGTAAGTCCTCTGTAGAACATATTAGAATAGATGATAAAGTGATTAATTGCCAAGtaacaaatgcaaaagaaagtTGTGCTAGAGTACTTAAAATTACAACTCACAGCTGTTTATTACACCAGGGTACAAGGTGACATTGCATCCACAAGATAGCAATGTGTGTGAGAAGTATTTGGACAAGGTACTCAGGAATCAAGGATATACTTATCAGCTGTAAGTCAGTTCTGCTATACCATAGACTGATTAGCTTTTTTGAGTCACAACAGATGAGAATCTCCACTGGTTACAAAACAATTGGCAGTGAATACTCCTATCCCCAGTACTCACATAATTCACAGTATGACAGAGGAGAGTGTTTTCTGACCAGTCTTTGACAAAAAGCAAAGGACCACTACATAATTTGATAGGAAATACTAATGTTTTAGTCACTGGAAGGAGTGGAACATCTTGGTACCAGATATTGattggaattattttttcctcttgcttctgaaatatttcccccccacacacacacacaaactttCCAAATAGCTCCTATACCGgttcaaaagtaatttcaagagaacagttaaataaaaatacctaaatCTTTCCTCTTGTAACATCTGAGAAATAAAGCCATAGTCtcttttaaattgtgtttttaaattctCAATATCATCAGCTAATTGGGACTGAGTCTCCTTGATTTCCCTTAGTTCCTCCAAAATCATGGAAAGCTTTCCTTGGCTGTCCAGGGTACTTGCCACAGCAGGACTAAAAGAAGTATTCCCATTACTATCTGCTGATCCAGAGGTCCCACTTGAGCATTCATCATCACTAACATATTTTGGTTTGGCAACAATGGTGGCACTGCCCCCATATGTTCTGGAACTCGTTTCTGGCCGAAATTCATCCAGGGTATTTTTGAGATGAGCAATGTTGTCTGCACTACCAAATTTGTTTCGGATCAGGTTGGCAAACTCTCTAGACTTGCTGAAAACAAAGACAGGTGGTGTCAAAGATACACCTGGCACACCCGacttgctgctctctgctccatGCCCAGTGGTACGAGACTTTCCATGCTGAATATCTTTCAAGTTATCTTTGGAAGTATCCTTGGTAGCTTTGGAAGATCCATTTTGTTCAATATCCTTGAGCTTTTTGTGATACTGTTCcaatttctt includes:
- the TMCC3 gene encoding transmembrane and coiled-coil domain protein 3 isoform X4, translating into MNTLSLPLNIRRGGSDTNLNFDVPDGVLEFHKVKLSADSLKQKILKVTEQIKVEQTARDGNVAEYLKLVNSADKQQAGRIKQVFEKKNQKSAHSIAQLQKKLEQYHKKLKDIEQNGSSKATKDTSKDNLKDIQHGKSRTTGHGAESSKSGVPGVSLTPPVFVFSKSREFANLIRNKFGSADNIAHLKNTLDEFRPETSSRTYGGSATIVAKPKYVSDDECSSGTSGSADSNGNTSFSPAVASTLDSQGKLSMILEELREIKETQSQLADDIENLKTQFKRDYGFISQMLQEERFRYERLEDQLNDLTDLHQHETANLKQELASIEEKVAYQAYERSRDVQEALESCQTRVSKLELHQQEQQAQQSETVNAKVLLGKCINVILAFMTVILVCVSTIAKFIAPMMKSRFHIICTFFAVTLLAIFCKNWDHIICAIERMIIPR
- the TMCC3 gene encoding transmembrane and coiled-coil domain protein 3 isoform X2 — translated: MLRKVERHDMNTLSLPLNIRRGGSDTNLNFDVPDGVLEFHKVKLSADSLKQKILKVTEQIKVEQTARDGNVAEYLKLVNSADKQQAGRIKQVFEKKNQKSAHSIAQLQKKLEQYHKKLKDIEQNGSSKATKDTSKDNLKDIQHGKSRTTGHGAESSKSGVPGVSLTPPVFVFSKSREFANLIRNKFGSADNIAHLKNTLDEFRPETSSRTYGGSATIVAKPKYVSDDECSSGTSGSADSNGNTSFSPAVASTLDSQGKLSMILEELREIKETQSQLADDIENLKTQFKRDYGFISQMLQEERFRYERLEDQLNDLTDLHQHETANLKQELASIEEKVAYQAYERSRDVQEALESCQTRVSKLELHQQEQQAQQSETVNAKVLLGKCINVILAFMTVILVCVSTIAKFIAPMMKSRFHIICTFFAVTLLAIFCKNWDHIICAIERMIIPR
- the TMCC3 gene encoding transmembrane and coiled-coil domain protein 3 isoform X3 yields the protein MVERHDMNTLSLPLNIRRGGSDTNLNFDVPDGVLEFHKVKLSADSLKQKILKVTEQIKVEQTARDGNVAEYLKLVNSADKQQAGRIKQVFEKKNQKSAHSIAQLQKKLEQYHKKLKDIEQNGSSKATKDTSKDNLKDIQHGKSRTTGHGAESSKSGVPGVSLTPPVFVFSKSREFANLIRNKFGSADNIAHLKNTLDEFRPETSSRTYGGSATIVAKPKYVSDDECSSGTSGSADSNGNTSFSPAVASTLDSQGKLSMILEELREIKETQSQLADDIENLKTQFKRDYGFISQMLQEERFRYERLEDQLNDLTDLHQHETANLKQELASIEEKVAYQAYERSRDVQEALESCQTRVSKLELHQQEQQAQQSETVNAKVLLGKCINVILAFMTVILVCVSTIAKFIAPMMKSRFHIICTFFAVTLLAIFCKNWDHIICAIERMIIPR
- the TMCC3 gene encoding transmembrane and coiled-coil domain protein 3 isoform X1, which encodes MPGSDTALAVDRTYSDPERHRRRKTRVERHDMNTLSLPLNIRRGGSDTNLNFDVPDGVLEFHKVKLSADSLKQKILKVTEQIKVEQTARDGNVAEYLKLVNSADKQQAGRIKQVFEKKNQKSAHSIAQLQKKLEQYHKKLKDIEQNGSSKATKDTSKDNLKDIQHGKSRTTGHGAESSKSGVPGVSLTPPVFVFSKSREFANLIRNKFGSADNIAHLKNTLDEFRPETSSRTYGGSATIVAKPKYVSDDECSSGTSGSADSNGNTSFSPAVASTLDSQGKLSMILEELREIKETQSQLADDIENLKTQFKRDYGFISQMLQEERFRYERLEDQLNDLTDLHQHETANLKQELASIEEKVAYQAYERSRDVQEALESCQTRVSKLELHQQEQQAQQSETVNAKVLLGKCINVILAFMTVILVCVSTIAKFIAPMMKSRFHIICTFFAVTLLAIFCKNWDHIICAIERMIIPR